One window of Candidatus Mycobacterium wuenschmannii genomic DNA carries:
- the coaD gene encoding pantetheine-phosphate adenylyltransferase, translating into MSGAVCPGSFDPVTLGHVDVFERAAAQFDEVVVAILVNPAKKGMFDIDERIAMIEESTSHLPNLRVESGQGLVVDFVRSRGMTAIVKGLRTGTDFEYELQMAQMNKHVAGVDTFFVATTPQYSFVSSSLAKEVAMLGGDVTELLPDSVNRRLAEKLAAKGR; encoded by the coding sequence ATGAGCGGCGCCGTATGTCCGGGCTCCTTCGACCCGGTGACTCTGGGCCACGTCGACGTCTTCGAGCGGGCGGCGGCTCAATTCGACGAGGTGGTCGTGGCCATCCTCGTCAACCCGGCCAAGAAGGGCATGTTCGACATCGACGAGCGCATCGCGATGATCGAGGAGTCGACCAGCCACCTGCCGAACCTGCGAGTCGAGTCGGGCCAGGGGCTGGTCGTCGACTTCGTTCGGTCCCGCGGGATGACGGCGATCGTCAAGGGGCTGCGCACCGGCACCGACTTCGAGTACGAGCTGCAGATGGCGCAGATGAACAAACACGTCGCCGGCGTCGACACGTTCTTCGTCGCGACCACGCCGCAGTACTCGTTCGTGTCGTCGTCGCTGGCCAAGGAAGTCGCGATGCTCGGCGGCGACGTGACCGAGTTGCTGCCCGACTCGGTCAACCGCCGGCTGGCTGAAAAGCTCGCTGCGAAGGGGCGCTGA
- a CDS encoding MarR family winged helix-turn-helix transcriptional regulator, translating into MSEFDDRPLGFLVRGLMARLRPLAVQALRPLGIGLPEFVCMRILDDDPGRTSAELARHTHVTAQAMNQVLQGLEEAELVARPATAASGRALPAQLTRKGKALLKRAEAAVATSDEQLLAHLSAADRRQLKRLLYQAGNPQPADASACAKTD; encoded by the coding sequence ATGAGCGAATTCGACGACCGGCCACTGGGCTTCCTGGTGCGTGGGCTGATGGCGCGACTGCGCCCCCTTGCGGTCCAGGCCCTGCGGCCGCTCGGCATCGGCTTGCCCGAGTTCGTCTGCATGCGCATTCTCGACGACGACCCGGGGCGCACCAGTGCGGAGCTGGCCCGTCATACCCATGTCACCGCGCAAGCGATGAACCAGGTGTTGCAAGGACTTGAAGAGGCGGAACTGGTCGCCCGCCCGGCGACCGCAGCCTCGGGTCGCGCGCTGCCCGCGCAGCTCACCCGGAAAGGTAAAGCGCTACTCAAAAGGGCCGAGGCCGCCGTCGCGACATCCGATGAGCAACTGCTGGCGCACCTCAGCGCCGCCGATCGGCGGCAACTCAAACGCCTGCTGTATCAGGCGGGCAATCCGCAACCGGCGGATGCGTCGGCCTGTGCCAAGACGGATTAG
- a CDS encoding helix-turn-helix transcriptional regulator: MAVRTVGRQADEQAVTEFFDGIARAPTALVIEGDPGIGKTTLWLEALDRARERGFTVLSSRAARAESVLAYAALADLLDDVDESVWADLPAPQQQSLDAALLREREHAGPSDARAVAAAFVGVLDRLAARSEGYVLLAIDDVQWIDVSSANVVAFAARRLPKGVGLLYTTRSAEVAARVELAHPDAVRRIRLQPLAVGPLHRVLMLRLGVSVPRPTLLRIHQIAGGNPFYGLELARTLDGDGGSGELRLPESLNELVISRINRVSAEAREALLAASSVPDPTLRLLAQVTGTGSDDVLEVLNEAETHGLVAIDGNRVSFTHPLLAHGVYSEAPPRQRRAMHRRLADLVAEPELRARHLALSDTTGTPDTIKALDSAAGIAQARGAPAAAAELLDLAVNLGATDPQRRILCASHCFAAGDSGRARRLLEDVAADPGAGAVRAEALYQLATVRIHEDGFEDGARLLEDGLPDPGADDTLRVRMLVMLAYALFNAAQPQRALDRVQQAVDEAEQLGIPSLLSPALGMRETLGFLAGRGFDAAAIQRAVDLADDHLPMPLAFLPSIQAALLRGWAGEFVHAREVLLAAGRRCVALGQEGEMVFVAFSQALMDIWRGDLASVAIAGDESVERAAQLGGDFPMFIGLTVRGAAAAYTGRIDDAISDLDEAIAVAQRCGSMRMGEWPVSLRGFVENSRGDHHAALQVLEPLLVVARAFPDASEIIAASYLPEAIEAMIGVGRLDDAEPLIDNFENNGRRLDRAWMLAMALRCRAMLFTARGDLARATDTAELAMAEYQRLSMPFERARTQLLLGQLQRRQRRREGGAASLQDALQTFDRLGTTLWAERARAELARGTSGRRRSEGLTPSERRVAELAVSGMTNRDIAAALFISPKTVEVNLSRIYRKLKVRSRMELYRIWESGNP, translated from the coding sequence ATGGCGGTGCGCACGGTGGGTCGCCAGGCCGACGAACAGGCCGTTACCGAGTTTTTCGACGGCATCGCGAGGGCGCCGACCGCACTGGTCATCGAGGGCGATCCCGGGATCGGCAAGACGACACTGTGGCTCGAGGCACTGGACCGGGCGCGCGAGCGCGGATTCACGGTGTTGTCCAGTCGTGCCGCCCGAGCCGAGTCCGTACTTGCCTACGCCGCCCTGGCCGATCTTCTCGACGACGTCGACGAGTCGGTCTGGGCCGATTTACCCGCTCCGCAGCAGCAAAGCCTGGACGCCGCACTGTTGCGCGAGCGCGAGCACGCCGGCCCGAGCGACGCCCGCGCGGTCGCCGCGGCGTTCGTGGGTGTCCTCGATCGGTTGGCCGCCCGCTCCGAGGGATATGTGTTGCTCGCCATCGACGACGTGCAATGGATCGACGTCTCCAGCGCCAACGTGGTGGCCTTCGCAGCCCGTCGGCTGCCGAAGGGAGTCGGGTTGCTCTACACCACCCGCAGCGCCGAGGTGGCCGCCCGGGTCGAGCTTGCCCATCCCGACGCCGTTCGTCGGATCCGGTTGCAGCCGTTGGCCGTTGGACCGCTGCACCGGGTGCTCATGCTGCGGCTGGGAGTCTCGGTGCCGCGGCCGACGCTGCTGCGCATCCACCAGATCGCGGGCGGAAACCCGTTTTACGGACTGGAATTGGCCCGCACCCTTGACGGCGACGGGGGTTCCGGCGAGTTGCGGCTGCCCGAAAGCCTCAACGAGCTGGTCATCTCGCGCATCAACCGGGTGAGCGCCGAGGCCCGCGAAGCCTTACTTGCCGCATCCAGCGTGCCCGACCCGACGCTGCGCCTGTTGGCTCAGGTCACCGGCACCGGCTCCGACGATGTGCTGGAAGTGTTGAACGAGGCTGAAACTCACGGTCTGGTGGCGATCGACGGTAACCGGGTGTCGTTCACCCATCCATTGCTTGCGCACGGGGTGTACAGCGAGGCGCCGCCGCGGCAACGCCGGGCGATGCACCGGCGGCTCGCGGACCTCGTGGCCGAACCAGAGCTGCGCGCCCGGCACCTGGCCCTGTCGGACACCACCGGCACACCCGACACAATCAAGGCCCTCGACAGCGCTGCCGGCATCGCGCAGGCCCGCGGGGCGCCCGCGGCGGCCGCCGAATTACTGGACCTGGCGGTCAATCTCGGTGCTACCGACCCGCAACGTCGCATCCTCTGCGCGAGCCACTGTTTCGCCGCCGGCGACTCCGGCCGCGCGCGCCGGCTTCTCGAGGACGTCGCCGCCGATCCGGGCGCCGGTGCCGTTCGCGCCGAAGCGCTGTATCAGCTCGCAACGGTCCGGATTCACGAGGACGGATTCGAGGACGGCGCAAGGCTTTTGGAGGACGGCTTGCCGGATCCCGGGGCCGACGACACCCTGCGGGTCCGGATGCTGGTGATGCTCGCTTACGCGTTGTTCAACGCCGCGCAGCCGCAGCGAGCGCTCGACCGGGTGCAGCAGGCCGTCGACGAGGCCGAGCAACTCGGCATCCCGAGCCTGCTCAGCCCGGCATTGGGCATGCGCGAAACGCTGGGCTTTCTCGCCGGACGCGGCTTCGACGCGGCCGCCATCCAGCGGGCGGTCGACCTCGCGGACGACCATCTGCCGATGCCGCTGGCTTTCCTCCCGAGCATTCAAGCGGCGCTACTGCGCGGCTGGGCCGGCGAGTTCGTCCATGCCAGAGAGGTACTGCTGGCCGCCGGTCGGCGTTGTGTCGCGCTGGGCCAGGAAGGCGAGATGGTGTTTGTCGCCTTCTCGCAGGCCTTGATGGACATCTGGCGTGGCGATCTGGCGAGCGTCGCGATCGCCGGCGACGAAAGTGTCGAGCGGGCAGCACAATTGGGCGGCGACTTCCCGATGTTCATCGGCCTCACCGTCCGCGGCGCCGCAGCCGCCTACACCGGCCGGATCGACGACGCGATCAGCGATCTGGACGAGGCGATCGCGGTGGCGCAGCGGTGCGGCTCGATGCGGATGGGCGAATGGCCGGTGAGCCTGCGTGGATTCGTCGAGAACTCCCGCGGCGATCACCACGCGGCTCTGCAGGTCCTCGAACCGCTGCTTGTCGTGGCGCGGGCGTTTCCAGACGCTAGTGAGATCATCGCCGCGTCGTACCTGCCCGAGGCCATCGAGGCGATGATCGGCGTCGGCCGCCTCGACGACGCCGAGCCGCTGATCGACAACTTCGAGAACAACGGTCGTCGCCTTGATCGGGCTTGGATGCTCGCGATGGCGTTGCGTTGTCGCGCAATGCTGTTCACGGCGCGTGGCGACCTTGCCCGCGCCACCGATACGGCCGAGCTCGCGATGGCTGAGTACCAGCGGCTTTCGATGCCGTTCGAGCGGGCGCGCACCCAACTGCTGCTCGGCCAACTGCAGCGTCGTCAACGGCGACGGGAGGGCGGCGCGGCCTCGCTGCAGGACGCGTTGCAGACCTTTGACCGCCTCGGCACCACGTTGTGGGCCGAGCGCGCGAGAGCCGAACTGGCGCGCGGCACGTCGGGTCGACGGCGCAGCGAGGGGTTGACTCCGTCCGAACGTCGGGTCGCGGAACTCGCGGTATCCGGCATGACCAATCGCGACATTGCCGCCGCGCTGTTCATCAGTCCGAAGACCGTTGAAGTCAACCTCAGCCGCATCTACCGCAAGCTCAAAGTCCGTTCCCGCATGGAGCTGTACCGGATCTGGGAGTCCGGCAACCCGTAA
- a CDS encoding permease produces the protein MPHAVVHALTLTASMTWEILWALILGFTLSAVVQALVRRSTVVSLLGDDRPRTLALAAGLGAASSSCSYAAVALARSLFRKGADFTAAMAFEIGSTNLVVELGIILALLMGWQFTAAEFIGGPLMIVALAVLFRLFVHSRLVDAARDQAERGLAGSMEGHAAMDMSVQRDGTFLRRLLSREGFTSVSHVFVMEWAAIVRDLVIGLLIAGAIGAWVPETFWQHFFFADHPTLSALWGPIVGPVVAIASFVCSIGNVPLAAVLWNGGISFGGVVAFIFADLLILPILNIYRKYYGMRMMLVLLGSFYAAMVAAGYLVEFLFGAASLIPSQRNAMVMEAGISWNYTAWLNIVFVALAALLVVRFVVTGGIPMLRAMGGSPDVDHDHDHGHHQH, from the coding sequence ATGCCACATGCCGTTGTGCACGCTCTGACGCTGACCGCGTCCATGACGTGGGAAATCCTGTGGGCCCTGATACTGGGCTTCACGCTGTCCGCCGTCGTCCAAGCGCTGGTACGCCGGTCGACCGTCGTCTCACTGCTCGGCGACGACCGGCCCCGCACGCTGGCGCTCGCCGCCGGTTTGGGCGCCGCGTCCTCGTCGTGCTCGTACGCAGCGGTCGCCCTGGCCCGCTCGCTGTTTCGCAAGGGCGCCGACTTCACCGCCGCGATGGCATTCGAGATCGGTTCGACGAACCTCGTGGTCGAACTCGGCATCATCCTCGCGCTGCTGATGGGCTGGCAGTTCACCGCTGCCGAGTTCATCGGCGGTCCGCTGATGATCGTGGCACTGGCGGTGTTGTTCCGGCTGTTCGTCCACTCGCGACTTGTCGACGCCGCGCGTGACCAGGCCGAGCGGGGGCTGGCCGGTTCGATGGAAGGCCACGCGGCAATGGACATGTCCGTCCAGCGCGACGGCACATTCCTGCGGCGGCTGCTGTCACGGGAAGGCTTCACCTCGGTGTCGCACGTGTTCGTGATGGAGTGGGCCGCGATCGTGCGCGATCTCGTGATCGGACTGTTGATCGCCGGCGCCATCGGGGCGTGGGTACCCGAAACCTTCTGGCAGCACTTCTTTTTCGCAGACCACCCCACCCTGTCGGCGCTATGGGGCCCGATCGTCGGACCGGTGGTGGCGATCGCCTCGTTCGTCTGCTCGATCGGCAATGTGCCGTTGGCCGCGGTGCTGTGGAATGGCGGTATCAGCTTCGGCGGCGTCGTCGCATTCATCTTCGCCGACCTGCTCATCCTGCCGATCCTGAACATCTACCGGAAGTACTACGGCATGCGGATGATGCTCGTGTTGCTGGGCAGTTTCTACGCCGCGATGGTCGCCGCCGGATATCTGGTCGAATTCCTCTTCGGCGCAGCGAGTCTCATCCCGTCGCAGCGCAATGCCATGGTGATGGAGGCCGGCATCTCCTGGAACTACACCGCCTGGCTCAACATCGTTTTCGTCGCGCTCGCGGCGCTTCTGGTCGTCCGCTTCGTCGTCACCGGCGGCATCCCGATGCTGCGAGCGATGGGTGGCTCGCCCGACGTCGACCACGACCACGACCACGGCCACCATCAGCACTGA
- the sepIVA gene encoding cell division protein SepIVA — translation MYRVFEALDELGAIVEEARGVPMTAGCVVPRGDVLELIDDIKDAIPGELDDAQDVLDARDSLLHEAKAHADQTVTSATTESESLLNHSRSEADRILADAKSQADRMVAEARQHSERMVGEAREEASRLAASAKREYEAATGRAKSEADRLVENGNISYEKAVQEGIKEQQRLVSQTEVVQSANAESARLIDAAHVEADRLRGECDIYVDSKLAEFEEHLNTTLRSVNRGRHQLRTAAGVHDYAQR, via the coding sequence GTGTACCGAGTTTTTGAGGCGCTCGACGAATTGGGCGCCATTGTCGAGGAAGCTCGTGGCGTCCCCATGACCGCGGGCTGCGTGGTTCCCCGCGGCGACGTGCTCGAGCTGATCGACGACATCAAGGACGCGATCCCGGGTGAGCTGGACGACGCCCAGGACGTCCTCGATGCCCGCGACTCGCTGCTGCATGAGGCCAAGGCGCACGCGGACCAGACGGTGACGTCGGCGACCACTGAGTCGGAGTCGCTGCTCAACCACTCCCGTTCCGAGGCCGACCGCATCCTGGCCGACGCGAAGTCGCAGGCCGACCGGATGGTCGCCGAGGCTCGCCAGCACAGCGAGCGGATGGTCGGCGAGGCTCGCGAAGAGGCGTCGCGCCTGGCGGCGTCGGCCAAGCGCGAGTACGAGGCCGCGACCGGCCGTGCGAAGTCAGAGGCCGACCGCCTGGTCGAGAACGGCAACATCTCCTACGAGAAGGCCGTCCAGGAAGGCATCAAGGAGCAGCAGCGCCTGGTGTCCCAGACCGAGGTCGTGCAGTCGGCCAACGCCGAGTCCGCCCGCCTGATCGATGCCGCCCATGTGGAGGCCGACCGGCTGCGCGGCGAGTGCGACATCTACGTCGACAGCAAGCTCGCCGAGTTCGAGGAACACCTGAACACGACGTTGCGCTCGGTCAACCGTGGCCGCCATCAGCTGCGCACCGCGGCCGGCGTCCACGACTACGCGCAGCGCTGA
- a CDS encoding YceD family protein, producing MARQHAHSAQPRSDSPLVVNVSRLGRRPGAMFPLQQTVANPARIGLDMVGIAADEPLDLDLRVESVSEGVLVSGTVSATLTGECSRCLTSFSEPIEVDITELFAYPDSLTEATTEEDEVGRVMGDTVDLEQPIIDAVGLDLPFSPLCQDDCPGLCATCGVAMATAEPGHHHDEIDPRWAKLTTILDSDGSRDE from the coding sequence ATGGCTCGGCAGCACGCCCACTCGGCGCAACCGCGTTCGGACTCGCCGCTCGTCGTCAACGTGTCACGGTTGGGCCGCCGACCCGGAGCCATGTTCCCGCTGCAGCAGACCGTGGCGAACCCCGCCCGAATCGGCCTGGACATGGTCGGCATCGCGGCGGACGAGCCGCTGGACCTCGACCTGCGGGTCGAGTCGGTGTCCGAAGGAGTGCTGGTCAGCGGCACGGTGTCGGCGACGCTCACCGGCGAATGTTCGCGCTGCCTCACGTCATTCAGCGAACCCATCGAGGTCGACATCACCGAGCTGTTCGCCTACCCGGACAGCCTGACCGAAGCCACCACCGAGGAAGACGAGGTCGGCCGGGTCATGGGCGACACCGTTGACCTGGAGCAACCGATCATCGACGCCGTCGGCCTCGACCTGCCGTTCTCGCCGCTCTGCCAGGACGACTGCCCGGGGTTGTGCGCCACCTGCGGGGTCGCTATGGCCACCGCCGAGCCGGGTCACCACCACGACGAGATCGACCCGCGCTGGGCGAAACTCACGACGATCCTGGATAGCGACGGATCTCGAGATGAGTGA
- the rnc gene encoding ribonuclease III, translating into MSELLDALEVDLPDELLTLALTHRSYAYEHGGLPTNERLEFLGDAVLGLTVTDELFHRHPERPESDLAKMRAGVVNTQALAEVARSLTDQGLGAHLLLGRGELKSGGTDKSSILADSLESLLGAIYLHQGIEAARRVILRLFSELLEAGGLLDWKTSLQELAAARGLGAVSYRVTATGPDHKREFTAVVVVRATEYGSGIGRTKKEAEQKAAEKACEALDQLDGAVPGENAG; encoded by the coding sequence ATGAGTGAGCTGCTCGACGCGCTCGAGGTCGATCTGCCCGACGAGCTGCTGACCTTGGCGCTGACCCATCGCAGCTACGCCTACGAGCACGGCGGCCTGCCTACCAACGAGCGACTCGAATTCCTCGGCGACGCCGTGCTCGGTCTGACCGTGACCGACGAGCTGTTCCACCGGCACCCGGAGCGTCCGGAAAGTGACCTGGCCAAGATGCGGGCCGGCGTGGTCAACACCCAGGCGCTGGCCGAAGTCGCGCGGTCGCTGACCGATCAGGGACTCGGCGCCCATCTCCTGCTGGGTCGCGGCGAACTGAAGTCCGGGGGCACCGACAAATCCAGCATTCTCGCCGACAGTCTCGAATCATTGCTCGGCGCAATCTATTTGCATCAGGGCATCGAGGCCGCCCGCCGCGTCATCCTGCGACTGTTCAGCGAGTTACTGGAAGCCGGTGGGCTGCTGGACTGGAAGACCAGCCTGCAGGAGTTGGCCGCGGCCCGCGGCCTGGGCGCGGTGTCGTACCGGGTGACCGCCACCGGGCCCGACCACAAGCGCGAGTTCACCGCCGTCGTGGTGGTGCGCGCCACCGAGTACGGATCCGGAATCGGCCGAACCAAGAAAGAAGCCGAGCAGAAGGCGGCCGAAAAGGCTTGCGAGGCACTGGATCAACTCGACGGTGCCGTGCCTGGAGAAAACGCCGGCTAG
- the mutM gene encoding bifunctional DNA-formamidopyrimidine glycosylase/DNA-(apurinic or apyrimidinic site) lyase, protein MPELPEVEVVRRGLQAHVVGKTITAVRVHHPRAVRRHEAGPADLTARLLDARITGSDRRGKYLWLTLDAPSGDEQALVVHLGMSGQMLLGDVPNAGHLRIAALLDDGTTLSFVDQRTFGGWLLADLVTVDGSAVPVPVAHIARDPLDPRFDVDAVIKTLRRKHSEIKRQLLDQTVVSGVGNIYADESLWRAKINGARLAEKLTRPQLTALLEAAAEVMRDALAQGGTSFDSLYVNVNGQSGYFDRSLNVYGREGKPCKRCGAVIRRDKFMNRSSFYCPRCQPRPRS, encoded by the coding sequence ATGCCCGAACTACCCGAGGTCGAGGTGGTGCGGCGCGGCCTGCAGGCACACGTGGTCGGCAAGACGATCACCGCCGTCCGCGTCCATCACCCGCGCGCCGTCCGCCGGCACGAAGCCGGCCCCGCCGACCTGACGGCGCGACTGCTCGATGCCCGCATCACCGGAAGCGATCGGCGCGGCAAGTATCTGTGGCTGACCCTCGACGCCCCCAGCGGCGACGAGCAGGCGCTGGTCGTACACCTCGGGATGAGCGGACAGATGCTGCTCGGGGACGTGCCCAACGCGGGGCATCTGCGCATCGCCGCACTGCTCGACGACGGAACCACGCTCAGCTTCGTCGACCAGCGGACGTTCGGCGGCTGGCTACTCGCCGACCTCGTCACCGTCGACGGCAGCGCGGTCCCGGTGCCCGTCGCGCACATCGCACGCGACCCGCTGGATCCACGATTCGACGTCGACGCGGTGATAAAGACGTTGCGGCGCAAGCACTCTGAGATCAAACGCCAGCTGCTGGACCAGACCGTGGTGTCGGGCGTCGGCAATATCTACGCCGACGAATCGTTGTGGCGCGCCAAGATCAACGGAGCCCGGCTGGCCGAGAAGCTGACCCGCCCACAGCTCACGGCGCTACTCGAAGCCGCCGCCGAGGTGATGCGCGATGCCCTGGCGCAGGGCGGGACGTCGTTCGACTCGTTGTACGTCAACGTCAACGGGCAGTCCGGTTACTTCGACCGCTCGCTGAATGTGTATGGCCGCGAAGGCAAACCGTGCAAGCGTTGCGGCGCGGTGATCCGGCGGGACAAGTTCATGAACCGCTCGTCGTTCTACTGCCCGCGCTGCCAGCCCCGGCCGCGAAGCTGA
- a CDS encoding OsmC family protein, with protein sequence MTDLWVERTGTRRYTGHSSRGAEVLVGSDDVEGVFTPGELMKIALAACSGMSSDAPLARRLGDDYRATVRVSGDADREQEVYPLLEEKLEIDLSGLDDAEKARVLTVVRRAVDQVCTVGRTLKAGTTVDFRVVDVGR encoded by the coding sequence ATGACTGATCTGTGGGTCGAGCGCACCGGGACGCGGCGCTACACCGGCCATAGCTCGCGGGGCGCGGAGGTGCTGGTCGGCTCCGACGACGTCGAGGGCGTGTTCACCCCGGGCGAGCTGATGAAGATCGCGCTCGCGGCGTGCAGCGGCATGTCGAGCGACGCGCCGCTGGCCCGTCGGCTCGGCGACGACTACCGGGCGACCGTCCGGGTGTCCGGCGACGCCGACCGCGAGCAGGAGGTCTATCCGCTGCTCGAAGAGAAGTTGGAGATCGACCTCTCGGGCCTCGACGACGCCGAGAAGGCCCGCGTACTCACGGTGGTCCGGCGCGCCGTCGACCAGGTGTGCACGGTGGGACGAACGCTGAAGGCCGGAACGACGGTCGACTTCCGGGTCGTCGATGTCGGACGGTGA
- a CDS encoding acylphosphatase, protein MSDGEDVRLTAWVHGHVQGVGFRWWTRSRALELGLTGYASNRPDGRVLVVAQGSRDACEQLLLLLQGGKTPGRVDNVVADWSPRGEAISGFEER, encoded by the coding sequence ATGTCGGACGGTGAGGACGTCCGGCTCACCGCCTGGGTGCACGGCCACGTGCAGGGTGTCGGCTTTCGTTGGTGGACCCGATCCCGGGCGCTGGAGTTGGGGCTGACCGGCTACGCCTCCAACCGGCCCGACGGGCGGGTGCTGGTCGTCGCGCAGGGTTCGCGTGACGCCTGTGAACAGCTGTTGCTCCTGTTACAGGGTGGAAAAACGCCGGGCCGTGTCGACAATGTTGTGGCCGATTGGTCGCCGCGCGGCGAAGCCATCAGTGGCTTTGAGGAGCGGTAG